The Pongo abelii isolate AG06213 chromosome 20, NHGRI_mPonAbe1-v2.0_pri, whole genome shotgun sequence genome window below encodes:
- the DAND5 gene encoding DAN domain family member 5, protein MLLGRLSTLLCLLSRALPTGLGRPEPQSHRPQSWAAANQTWALGPGAPPLLVPAPALGSWKAFLGLQKARQLGMGRLQGGQDEVAAVTLPLNPQEVIQGMCKAVPFIQVFSRPGCSAIRLRNHLCFGRCSSLYIPGSDPTPLILCNSCMPARKRWAPVVLWCLTGSSASRRRVKISTMLIEGCHCSPKA, encoded by the exons ATGCTCCTTGGCCGGCTATCCACTCTTCTGTGCCTGCTTAGCAGGGCCCTGCCTACAGGCTTAGGGAGGCCTGAACCCCAGTCTCACCGGCCTCAGTCCTGGGCTGCAGCCAATCAGACCTGGGCTCTAGGCCCAGGGGCCCCACCCCTACTGGTGCCAGCTCCTGCCCTTGGGAGCTGGAAGGCCTTCTTGGGCCTGCAGAAAGCCAGGCAGCTGGGGATGGGCAGGCTGCAGGGTGGGCAAGACGAGGTGGCTGCTGTGACTCTGCCGCTGAACCCTCAGGAAGTGATCCAGGGGATGTGTAAGGCTGTGCCCTTCATTCAG GTGTTCTCCCGGCCCGGCTGCTCAGCCATACGCCTCCGAAATCATCTGTGCTTTGGTCGTTGCTCCTCTCTCTACATCCCTGGCTCGGACCCCACCCCACTAATCCTGTGCAACAGCTGTATGCCTGCTCGCAAGCGTTGGGCACCCGTGGTCCTGTGGTGTCTCACTGGCAGCTCAGCCTCCCGTCGACGGGTGAAGATATCCACCATGCTGATCGAGGGGTGTCATTGCAGCCCGAAAGCATGA